One Micavibrio aeruginosavorus ARL-13 genomic window carries:
- the gmd gene encoding GDP-mannose 4,6-dehydratase yields the protein MQASPSALITGITGQDGAHLAEFLLGRGYVVHGVRLYSATDDTQRLRDILDHPRFHLHIGDLNDGGSLARLIRDCAPDEIYNLAAQSHVHASFKVPEATAQINALGPLRLLEAIRLLGREHEIKFYQASSSEMFGNAPAPQSEDTPFTPCSPYAAAKLYAYWLVRNYRDAYGMFACNGILFNHESALRGQEFVTQKIARGVAALASGHDAPALVLGNLNSRRDWGDARDYVRGMWMMLQRDTPDDYVLGTGQSYSVRDFVNAAFDAVGFTLTWTGIGVGETARCARTGRLLVSIDPSLFRPTEVNNLIADAAKARTVLGWMPETDFQTLVRDMVAAAMDNTQKSHGDDDWTNDNYARLA from the coding sequence ATGCAGGCAAGCCCATCAGCCCTGATTACAGGGATCACCGGACAGGACGGCGCGCATCTGGCGGAATTTTTGCTGGGGCGCGGGTATGTGGTGCATGGCGTGCGCCTGTATTCCGCGACCGATGATACGCAACGCCTGCGCGATATTCTGGATCATCCACGCTTTCACCTGCATATCGGCGATTTGAATGATGGCGGGTCGCTGGCCCGCTTGATCCGCGATTGTGCGCCCGATGAAATTTATAACCTGGCCGCGCAAAGCCATGTTCACGCCAGTTTCAAAGTGCCTGAGGCGACCGCGCAGATCAACGCGCTGGGTCCGCTGCGCCTGCTCGAAGCCATTCGCCTGCTGGGGCGCGAGCATGAGATTAAGTTTTATCAGGCATCCAGCTCTGAAATGTTCGGCAATGCCCCGGCCCCGCAAAGCGAAGATACGCCGTTTACACCGTGCAGCCCCTATGCCGCCGCGAAACTCTACGCCTATTGGCTGGTGCGCAATTACCGCGATGCGTATGGTATGTTCGCGTGTAACGGCATCCTCTTTAACCATGAAAGCGCCCTGCGCGGTCAGGAATTTGTGACGCAGAAAATTGCGCGCGGCGTTGCGGCGCTGGCGTCTGGCCATGATGCCCCTGCGCTGGTTCTAGGCAATTTGAATTCCCGTCGCGATTGGGGCGATGCGCGTGATTATGTGCGTGGCATGTGGATGATGTTGCAACGGGATACGCCGGACGATTACGTCCTAGGCACCGGGCAATCCTACAGCGTACGCGATTTCGTCAATGCGGCATTTGATGCGGTGGGTTTTACCCTGACATGGACGGGGATTGGCGTGGGGGAAACCGCGCGCTGTGCCCGCACTGGCCGGTTATTGGTCAGCATTGACCCATCCCTGTTCCGCCCGACGGAAGTGAATAACCTGATCGCCGATGCGGCCAAAGCCCGAACCGTTCTGGGCTGGATGCCGGAAACGGATTTTCAAACGCTGGTGCGGGATATGGTTGCGGCGGCAATGGATAATACACAGAAATCGCACGGCGACGATGACTGGACGAACGATAACTATGCCCGCCTTGCGTAA
- a CDS encoding GDP-L-fucose synthase family protein → MPALRKLPYRRIWIAGHRGLVGAALVRHLRDNHPDCEILAVSRDTLDLRRQDETEHWIAQNKPDAIILAAATVGGIGANAARPADFLYDNLAIATNVIHAAAAQNVGKLLFLGSSCIYPRDCTQPITEDALLTGGLEPSNEWYAIAKIAGLKLCQAYRRQGGHDFIAAMPCNLYGPGDQFDLEQSHVIPALMMRFDNARRAGDACVTLWGTGRPLREFLYVDDLADALVTLLGHYSGESPVNIGAGADISIADLALKIARVTGYGGRIEWDSSKPDGTPRKIMDSSRMRALGWAPQTGLDDGLALAWDWYINHRDQRAA, encoded by the coding sequence ATGCCCGCCTTGCGTAAATTACCGTATCGTCGGATCTGGATTGCCGGGCACCGTGGGCTGGTGGGCGCGGCATTGGTGCGTCATTTGCGGGACAACCATCCGGATTGTGAAATTTTGGCCGTATCACGCGATACACTCGATCTGCGGCGGCAGGATGAAACCGAACACTGGATCGCACAGAACAAGCCTGATGCCATCATTCTGGCGGCGGCGACCGTGGGCGGTATCGGGGCGAATGCGGCGCGCCCAGCAGATTTCCTCTACGACAATCTGGCCATTGCCACCAATGTCATTCATGCCGCCGCGGCCCAGAATGTGGGCAAGCTGCTGTTCCTGGGTTCATCCTGCATCTATCCGCGCGATTGCACGCAGCCGATTACCGAGGATGCGTTGCTGACCGGCGGGTTGGAGCCCAGTAATGAATGGTATGCGATTGCCAAAATTGCGGGGTTGAAATTGTGTCAGGCTTATCGCCGCCAAGGCGGGCATGATTTTATCGCGGCGATGCCGTGCAATTTGTACGGTCCCGGTGATCAGTTCGATCTGGAACAATCCCATGTTATTCCGGCCTTGATGATGCGGTTTGATAATGCCCGTCGCGCCGGTGATGCGTGCGTGACCTTGTGGGGAACGGGCCGTCCTTTGCGTGAATTTTTGTACGTTGATGATCTGGCCGATGCGCTGGTGACTCTGCTGGGCCATTATAGTGGTGAAAGTCCAGTGAATATTGGCGCGGGGGCGGATATATCAATTGCTGATCTGGCCTTGAAAATTGCACGTGTCACGGGGTATGGCGGACGCATTGAATGGGATTCGTCGAAACCCGATGGGACACCGCGGAAAATCATGGATTCATCGCGCATGCGTGCGCTGGGATGGGCCCCACAAACCGGTCTGGATGACGGTTTGGCTTTGGCGTGGGATTGGTACATCAATCATCGGGATCAACGGGCGGCCTGA
- a CDS encoding mannose-1-phosphate guanylyltransferase yields MLHNIIPVILCGGVGRRLWPLSTPRRPKPFLRDMSGQSLLQQTMDRARGMKPPVIVCNKIHADLVRRDIGTTSSALLLEPCGRNTAPAMVAAAHYIQREFGSDAVMLIMPSDHFMADPAAVGRAALTLWPYLDHDIVGVFGVRPTRAETGYGYIQVDVGAHARPGSHAVRSFVEKPDRELAQTYLDQGCWWWNSGLFLARAKTLLDHAQTHASAAYVATGRAVENGVWDQQALHLSSDFADAPAVSFDKAVMERIGGVRVAALETVWSDLGTWSALAKNMCANLFSTG; encoded by the coding sequence ATGTTGCACAATATTATTCCGGTTATTTTGTGCGGTGGTGTCGGGCGGCGTTTGTGGCCGTTATCGACGCCGCGTCGGCCCAAACCTTTCTTACGGGATATGTCCGGGCAATCTTTGTTGCAACAGACCATGGATCGTGCCCGTGGCATGAAGCCCCCCGTTATTGTGTGTAATAAAATCCATGCCGATTTGGTACGACGGGATATAGGAACGACGTCATCGGCTCTTCTTCTAGAGCCCTGTGGCCGGAATACGGCCCCGGCGATGGTGGCGGCGGCCCATTATATTCAGCGTGAATTTGGCAGCGATGCCGTCATGCTGATCATGCCATCCGATCATTTTATGGCCGATCCGGCGGCTGTGGGGCGGGCGGCGCTGACCTTGTGGCCGTATCTGGACCATGACATTGTTGGCGTGTTTGGGGTGCGTCCAACGCGCGCCGAAACGGGCTATGGCTATATTCAGGTCGATGTCGGTGCGCATGCGCGCCCGGGATCGCATGCTGTGCGCTCTTTTGTCGAGAAACCGGATCGGGAATTGGCGCAAACCTATCTGGATCAGGGGTGCTGGTGGTGGAACAGCGGGTTGTTTCTGGCCCGGGCGAAAACTCTTCTTGATCATGCGCAAACCCATGCCTCCGCCGCGTATGTGGCAACAGGGCGCGCCGTTGAAAACGGTGTCTGGGATCAGCAGGCTCTGCATCTGTCCAGCGATTTTGCCGACGCTCCGGCGGTGTCCTTTGACAAAGCGGTGATGGAGCGAATCGGCGGCGTGCGGGTGGCTGCGTTGGAAACCGTGTGGTCCGATTTGGGTACCTGGTCGGCATTGGCCAAAAACATGTGTGCCAACCTGTTTTCAACCGGTTGA
- a CDS encoding arginase — protein MTTPSDALLQVALIPYVCGAGAQTPGCEQGPLDFELRGLSDALQASGRDVWWSVDPEALLAGPYGSSAHRDLPPLGSDERNEIVVWHVRGLADRVEEDVRNGAFVVTLGGDHSMAAGSITGLARGLKKTMGADVRLGLLWLDAHADLNTLATTPSKALHGMPLSQVLGLDVAHDPFGLGHDAVVVAPSHLLYAGLRDLDPGEVDFIRDMNIHSFPMRDLVGKDLASTLIAAMAAMDVDVWAISLDLDGLDPAFAPAVGTPVAGGLNHSDVLQALRAIMDRFDVRLFEVAEHNPTLKGAGVNYQTALSTLQVVLDGATQRFKIRSDAA, from the coding sequence ATGACCACCCCGTCGGATGCGTTGTTACAGGTCGCCCTGATCCCCTATGTCTGTGGCGCGGGCGCACAAACCCCTGGATGTGAACAGGGGCCATTGGATTTCGAATTGCGTGGCTTGTCTGATGCGCTGCAGGCCTCAGGTCGCGATGTGTGGTGGAGCGTCGATCCCGAAGCATTACTGGCCGGGCCATACGGGTCCAGTGCCCACCGCGACTTGCCGCCATTGGGGTCCGATGAGCGCAACGAGATTGTGGTCTGGCACGTGCGCGGTCTGGCCGACCGTGTGGAAGAAGATGTTCGCAATGGGGCCTTCGTTGTGACGCTGGGGGGTGATCACAGCATGGCCGCCGGATCAATAACCGGTCTGGCCCGTGGGTTGAAGAAAACGATGGGCGCCGATGTTCGGCTGGGGTTGCTCTGGCTGGATGCGCATGCGGATTTGAACACACTGGCGACCACCCCGTCCAAAGCCTTGCACGGCATGCCGTTGTCACAGGTTTTGGGGCTGGATGTTGCGCATGATCCATTTGGTCTGGGGCATGACGCGGTTGTTGTCGCGCCCTCGCACCTGCTTTATGCGGGATTGCGTGATCTGGACCCGGGCGAGGTTGATTTTATCCGTGACATGAATATCCATTCATTTCCAATGCGGGATTTGGTCGGGAAAGACTTGGCTTCGACGTTAATCGCGGCTATGGCTGCGATGGATGTCGATGTGTGGGCCATTTCGTTGGATCTGGATGGGTTGGACCCGGCCTTTGCTCCGGCGGTGGGTACACCGGTTGCTGGCGGACTAAACCATAGCGATGTTCTTCAGGCCCTGCGCGCGATCATGGATCGTTTTGATGTGCGCCTGTTTGAAGTGGCGGAACATAACCCGACTCTGAAGGGGGCTGGGGTTAATTATCAAACCGCATTATCTACTTTGCAGGTGGTTTTGGATGGGGCCACACAGCGTTTTAAGATTCGATCCGACGCAGCGTGA
- a CDS encoding L-histidine N(alpha)-methyltransferase produces the protein MVHPKLNDEQKSDVTAAAINLFSGIEHGHMGRIAYLDNGAFLFNKFVHENPNYYLYNDEIELFQKNCSELSRNFRFCTRAIIVGPGPRDSFMQKEMHILKHIPHLKEIIFIDLSQKFNDAAKKVIDRSYIFNCIGARASYLTMNFRVAAHFLAPREDTAVLCTGSLISNLENVKPTEAFPKVKARIFMQGLQQLAGPNGRILIGYDSNDNINTLLRAYDQCLEPFMINIMRVIRDNVPGAQLMKVGPDYFGYEASVIPCAPMVEHRLVVKQGQTITIMDRNKTPMTFELKQGQRLTMMTSLKPRPQLLDSVGRNIGLLTADIYRHRNGPTLHVFST, from the coding sequence ATGGTTCATCCAAAACTAAACGACGAACAAAAAAGTGATGTTACTGCTGCGGCCATCAACCTGTTCAGCGGGATAGAGCACGGCCACATGGGCCGGATCGCCTATCTCGATAACGGGGCATTTTTGTTCAATAAATTTGTCCATGAAAACCCGAATTACTACCTGTATAACGACGAAATTGAACTGTTTCAAAAAAACTGTTCCGAACTGTCCCGGAATTTCCGCTTTTGCACCCGTGCCATCATTGTCGGCCCCGGCCCACGAGACAGCTTTATGCAGAAGGAAATGCATATCCTCAAGCATATACCTCATTTGAAAGAGATCATTTTTATCGACTTGAGCCAGAAGTTTAATGATGCGGCGAAGAAGGTGATTGATCGATCCTATATCTTCAATTGCATCGGCGCTCGTGCGTCTTATCTGACAATGAACTTTCGTGTTGCCGCGCATTTCCTTGCCCCACGAGAGGACACTGCGGTCTTATGCACGGGATCATTGATATCAAATCTGGAAAACGTAAAGCCGACAGAAGCTTTTCCTAAGGTCAAAGCCCGAATTTTTATGCAAGGGTTGCAACAACTCGCCGGGCCCAATGGGAGAATATTGATCGGATACGACTCAAACGACAACATCAACACATTGTTGCGGGCGTATGATCAGTGCCTTGAGCCTTTCATGATCAATATTATGCGTGTCATTCGGGACAATGTCCCGGGGGCGCAACTGATGAAGGTCGGGCCCGATTACTTTGGCTACGAGGCCAGCGTGATACCGTGCGCCCCTATGGTTGAACACAGATTGGTGGTTAAACAGGGTCAAACCATTACCATTATGGACCGCAATAAAACCCCGATGACGTTTGAGCTTAAACAAGGACAACGACTGACGATGATGACCTCGTTAAAACCGCGCCCGCAATTGCTGGATTCGGTGGGTCGCAATATCGGCCTGCTCACGGCGGATATTTATCGGCACCGCAACGGCCCGACACTGCATGTTTTCAGCACATAA
- a CDS encoding helix-turn-helix domain-containing protein: MTITTAQIRGARAVLNWSQQDLADRCGLSATSIGSIENNQSTPRNNTLHTIQKAFESAGIEFLGTTGIRLRSGEVRVFTGQAGLIDFYEDIYSTVRNYAGDILVSNVDERLFIKHLGQYAQTHIDRMRALKKIKYKILIREGDDFVPGESYAEYRWIPSELFASVPFYVYGDKLAIMLFDANVTVILMDYPAIASAYRMQFADMWTRSTPVGTSVKVAA, from the coding sequence ATGACCATTACCACAGCACAAATTCGTGGCGCACGCGCCGTATTAAACTGGAGCCAACAAGATCTGGCCGATCGATGCGGATTGTCTGCGACGTCCATTGGTAGCATCGAAAATAATCAAAGTACACCCCGCAACAACACCCTGCACACCATTCAGAAGGCGTTCGAATCCGCAGGGATTGAATTTCTGGGCACCACAGGCATCCGCCTGCGCAGTGGCGAGGTACGCGTGTTCACGGGCCAGGCCGGGCTGATCGACTTTTACGAAGATATTTACAGCACCGTGCGCAATTATGCCGGCGACATTTTGGTCAGCAATGTGGATGAACGCTTGTTCATCAAACATCTGGGCCAATACGCCCAAACCCATATTGACCGCATGCGCGCCTTGAAAAAAATCAAATACAAAATCCTGATCCGTGAGGGCGATGATTTTGTTCCGGGCGAATCCTACGCAGAATATCGCTGGATCCCCAGCGAGCTGTTCGCATCGGTTCCGTTTTATGTTTACGGTGACAAACTGGCCATCATGTTGTTTGATGCCAATGTGACCGTGATTTTGATGGATTATCCGGCGATTGCCAGCGCCTATCGCATGCAGTTTGCCGATATGTGGACCCGATCAACCCCCGTTGGAACATCCGTGAAAGTTGCGGCATAG
- a CDS encoding M3 family metallopeptidase encodes MTNTNPLLTPSDVPNMAPAFDKIREEHFLPAVEAGIEEARKNIAAIKANKDAPTFENTIVALETASETLGAASGVFYNMLSANGTDGLQALSDKIGPLSANFSSDVSLDPDLFARVKAVWDQRDTLSLTPEQSRMLDETYKGFVRGGALLNDADKAKLREMNERLSTMGPAFSNNVKKSAEKFELWITDESDLSGIPDGARAVARQMAEEKGRNDAWLFTLDFPSYLPVVQYADKRSLREKIWRAFASRAYGDEFDNSQMVLDIVTLRDARAKLLGYNDHAAYVLEQRMARTEDEVRAFLTKLKNAYKPAAEKDLKMLQDFARKAGGPDPIQPWDVAYYGEKLKQDLFKFSSEDLRPYFPLDNVLKGVFQHFTKLFNLRFVANDKYPVWHPDVTAYDVFDNDSNKFMGTFYADFFPRTGKKDGAWMTAFRDQGLYRGEVRRPVIAIVCNFTKPAKDQPSLLTFDELLTLFHEMGHAIHGMLSDVTYMSMAGTNVLWDFVELPSQVQENWAYTSETLDLFAAHYKTGEKIPADLVKKLNDAKNFMGGWAGLRQVSFALLDMAWHTANPSTIKDTATFEDSVMKDMSLFPRLAGPQSTAFSHLFAGGYSAGYYSYKWAEVLDADTFALFEEKGLYDQETAKAYKAEILSRGGSEHPQVLYVRFRGRDADPDALLRREGLLDPAQTSPGQVA; translated from the coding sequence ATGACCAATACCAATCCGCTGTTGACCCCGTCCGATGTACCGAACATGGCCCCGGCCTTTGATAAAATTCGCGAGGAGCATTTCCTGCCCGCGGTAGAGGCCGGGATTGAGGAAGCCCGCAAGAACATTGCCGCGATCAAAGCCAATAAAGACGCACCGACATTTGAAAATACCATTGTGGCGTTGGAAACCGCATCGGAAACATTGGGCGCGGCATCGGGTGTGTTTTACAACATGCTGTCCGCCAATGGCACGGATGGGCTGCAGGCCTTGTCCGACAAGATTGGCCCTTTAAGTGCGAATTTTTCCAGCGACGTGTCGCTGGACCCGGACTTATTCGCACGCGTCAAGGCCGTCTGGGATCAACGTGACACCCTGTCCCTGACCCCGGAACAATCCCGTATGCTGGATGAAACATACAAGGGTTTCGTTCGTGGCGGCGCATTATTAAACGATGCTGACAAAGCCAAATTGCGTGAGATGAATGAACGCCTGTCGACCATGGGTCCGGCGTTCTCAAACAACGTTAAAAAATCGGCGGAAAAATTTGAATTGTGGATTACGGATGAATCCGATTTGTCCGGCATCCCCGATGGTGCCCGCGCCGTGGCCCGCCAGATGGCCGAAGAAAAAGGCCGCAATGACGCGTGGCTGTTCACGCTGGATTTCCCCAGCTACCTGCCTGTTGTGCAATATGCCGACAAACGGAGTTTACGCGAAAAAATCTGGCGCGCCTTTGCCAGCCGCGCCTATGGCGATGAATTTGACAACAGCCAGATGGTTTTGGACATTGTAACCTTGCGCGATGCCCGGGCCAAATTGCTGGGCTATAACGACCATGCGGCCTATGTGCTGGAACAGCGCATGGCCCGGACCGAAGATGAAGTGCGCGCGTTTCTGACCAAGTTGAAAAACGCATACAAACCGGCCGCCGAAAAAGATTTAAAGATGCTGCAGGATTTCGCCCGCAAGGCCGGCGGCCCGGACCCGATCCAGCCGTGGGATGTGGCATATTACGGTGAAAAATTGAAACAGGACCTGTTCAAATTTTCATCCGAAGATTTGCGCCCGTATTTCCCATTGGACAATGTGTTAAAGGGCGTGTTCCAGCACTTTACAAAATTGTTCAATCTGCGCTTCGTCGCCAACGACAAATACCCCGTCTGGCACCCGGATGTGACCGCCTATGACGTCTTTGACAATGACAGCAATAAATTCATGGGCACATTCTATGCTGATTTCTTCCCGCGCACGGGGAAGAAGGATGGCGCATGGATGACCGCGTTCCGCGATCAGGGCCTGTATCGCGGTGAAGTCCGCCGTCCCGTCATTGCGATTGTCTGCAACTTCACCAAACCGGCGAAGGATCAGCCATCGCTCCTCACCTTCGACGAATTGCTGACCCTGTTCCACGAAATGGGCCACGCCATTCACGGTATGTTGTCGGATGTGACGTATATGTCTATGGCGGGCACGAATGTTTTGTGGGATTTCGTGGAACTACCGAGCCAAGTGCAGGAAAACTGGGCCTACACATCGGAAACGCTCGACCTGTTCGCCGCGCATTACAAGACGGGTGAGAAGATTCCAGCCGATCTGGTCAAGAAACTGAACGATGCCAAAAACTTTATGGGTGGCTGGGCCGGATTGCGTCAGGTCAGCTTTGCCCTACTCGACATGGCATGGCACACAGCCAACCCATCGACGATCAAAGACACGGCCACGTTTGAGGACAGCGTGATGAAGGATATGTCCCTGTTCCCGCGTCTGGCCGGACCGCAATCCACCGCGTTCAGCCATTTGTTCGCGGGTGGATATTCCGCCGGATATTACAGTTACAAATGGGCCGAAGTGTTGGATGCCGATACCTTCGCCCTGTTTGAGGAAAAGGGTTTGTATGATCAGGAAACGGCCAAGGCATACAAGGCCGAAATCCTGTCCCGCGGCGGCAGCGAGCACCCGCAGGTGCTGTATGTCCGGTTCCGGGGCCGCGATGCCGACCCGGATGCCCTGCTCCGCCGCGAAGGATTGCTGGACCCCGCCCAGACCAGCCCGGGGCAGGTTGCATAA
- a CDS encoding M3 family metallopeptidase, producing MTTHDDTTNPLINPPALPHGVPAFDRIKTEHFKPAFEHFLAQSQAALDEIRFNPDAPTFENTIEALERLDGIMHPVISAYYNFTSFNTSKELMEMSEWVTNLLTPHHIAMMQDEGLFERVKTIYDDRQNLKLSTEQKTLLKKTYRGFLGTGIHLPPEGKVRFQEISEALAKASEEFEQNNIKDAEANPIIVDDIAQLDGIPKDVIGAYAMAAEEKGLTGKWLISDAASTPVLIYGKNRDLRARVHTAGMEQSTSGTYDNHDTIMKIITLRKDQANLMGFETYAHMALSTRMAKNPETVLNFLDRNLKAYRPRAEEHLNRIQKLAKDMDGITDFKPYDYAYYNNINMQRSFNIDNQEIRQYFTLDNVLKGVMTHAEKLFNIRFTATDGKYPVWNKDVKTFDVHDQKTGKQIGVFYGDYFARSGNKQDGAWMNSFRNAGIDQDGKQQIPLILNCCNFIKPAHGEPALLSLDEVITVFHEMGHGLHGLLGKGRYPSLNGTNVTRDFVELPSQVQENWALEKDVLKTYAFHKDTGAVIPDALIDKIIAKGNYAAGYAGLRQTFFGLLDMEWQMIDPANVTSAEDVEDSVIARAWLMPRNGNGMMSTSFGHIFPGGYAAGYYGYKWAEVLDADVFAKFKATDLYDRKLGDDLRRHIYEKGGTRQASNLFRAFMGRNPDPDALLRREGLLPANDNAGTAPQATQKRKGPTPAP from the coding sequence ATGACGACGCACGACGACACCACGAATCCGCTGATCAACCCGCCCGCTTTGCCCCATGGTGTGCCGGCCTTTGACCGGATCAAAACCGAACATTTCAAACCCGCGTTCGAGCATTTTTTGGCACAGTCCCAGGCCGCGCTGGATGAAATCCGCTTTAACCCCGACGCACCGACATTCGAAAACACGATCGAGGCGCTGGAGCGTTTGGACGGGATCATGCATCCGGTTATCAGCGCGTATTACAATTTTACATCGTTTAACACATCCAAAGAATTGATGGAGATGAGCGAGTGGGTCACCAACCTCCTGACCCCGCACCACATCGCCATGATGCAGGATGAAGGCTTATTCGAACGCGTTAAAACGATTTACGATGATCGCCAGAATCTGAAACTGTCGACTGAACAGAAAACATTGTTGAAAAAAACGTATCGGGGTTTTCTTGGCACGGGCATTCATTTGCCCCCCGAAGGCAAAGTCCGCTTTCAGGAAATTTCCGAAGCTCTGGCCAAGGCGAGCGAAGAATTCGAACAAAACAACATCAAGGATGCCGAAGCAAATCCGATTATCGTGGATGATATTGCGCAACTGGATGGCATACCCAAAGACGTCATTGGCGCTTACGCCATGGCCGCAGAAGAAAAAGGCCTGACAGGCAAATGGTTGATCAGCGATGCCGCATCAACGCCCGTCCTGATTTACGGCAAAAACCGTGATTTGCGCGCCCGCGTCCACACCGCCGGAATGGAACAATCCACCAGCGGCACATACGACAACCACGACACCATTATGAAGATCATCACCCTGCGCAAAGATCAGGCCAATTTGATGGGGTTTGAAACCTATGCACACATGGCGCTTAGCACGCGCATGGCCAAAAACCCGGAAACGGTTCTGAATTTCCTGGATCGTAACTTAAAAGCCTATCGCCCGCGGGCTGAGGAACATCTGAACCGTATTCAGAAACTGGCGAAAGATATGGATGGGATCACCGATTTCAAACCATACGATTACGCCTATTATAACAATATCAACATGCAGCGTTCGTTTAACATTGATAACCAGGAAATCCGTCAGTATTTCACGCTGGACAATGTATTAAAGGGCGTCATGACTCATGCGGAAAAATTGTTCAACATCCGCTTCACCGCCACGGACGGAAAATATCCGGTTTGGAACAAGGATGTTAAAACATTCGACGTTCATGACCAGAAAACCGGAAAACAGATTGGTGTTTTCTACGGCGATTACTTCGCCCGCAGTGGCAACAAGCAAGATGGCGCGTGGATGAATTCATTTCGCAATGCCGGGATTGATCAGGATGGAAAGCAACAAATTCCGCTGATTCTCAATTGCTGCAACTTCATCAAACCGGCCCATGGCGAGCCAGCACTGCTGTCGTTGGACGAAGTGATTACCGTTTTCCACGAAATGGGTCACGGGTTGCATGGATTGTTGGGCAAGGGGCGTTATCCGTCCCTGAACGGCACGAATGTCACCCGAGACTTCGTTGAACTGCCCAGCCAGGTTCAAGAAAACTGGGCCCTGGAAAAGGACGTTTTGAAAACCTATGCCTTCCACAAGGATACGGGCGCTGTTATTCCAGATGCCTTGATTGATAAAATCATTGCCAAGGGTAATTATGCCGCCGGATATGCGGGACTGCGCCAGACATTTTTTGGCCTGCTTGACATGGAGTGGCAGATGATTGACCCGGCCAACGTTACATCCGCCGAGGATGTTGAGGACTCTGTCATCGCCCGCGCCTGGTTGATGCCGCGCAATGGCAACGGCATGATGTCCACGTCATTCGGCCACATTTTCCCGGGCGGGTACGCCGCCGGATATTACGGGTATAAATGGGCCGAAGTTCTGGACGCTGATGTCTTCGCAAAGTTCAAGGCCACGGATTTGTATGACCGGAAACTGGGCGATGATCTGCGCCGCCATATTTATGAGAAGGGCGGCACGCGTCAGGCCTCGAACCTGTTCCGTGCCTTCATGGGCCGGAACCCTGACCCGGATGCGTTGTTACGCCGCGAAGGCTTGTTGCCCGCCAACGACAACGCAGGCACCGCGCCGCAAGCCACCCAAAAACGCAAGGGTCCGACCCCGGCACCTTAA